CGAGCGCGGCCTGACGGTCGGCGGTGCGTCCGGTGCCGATGACGTAGGCGCCGAATTCACGTGCGAGCTGCGTCACCATCGAACCGACTGCGCCGGCCGCGCCGTGCACGAGGACGCTCTGCCCCGGCTGGAGGCGGCCGTGCTCGAACAGTCCCTGCCACGCGGTCAGGCCCGAGATCGGCAGGCTCGCGCCCACCGTGAAGTCGACGTCTCCCGGCAGCGGCGCGAGGTTGCGCGCCTCGACGGCCACGTACTCCGCCAGGGTGCCGTCGCGAGTCCAGTCCGTGAGGCCGAACACCCGCTGTCCCACAGACAGTCCCGTCGTGCCATAGCCGAGAGCGCTGACCACTCCGGCCAGCTCGTGCCCGGGGATCGACGGCGTGCGGTCACGGCCAAGGCGGTCAGTCCAGGTCGAGGGCCACGTCAGCTCACCTGGAGTGAATCCCGAGGCGTGAACCTCAACGACCACGTCGTTCAGCGCCGGTGCCGGCTCGGGCCGCTCCACCAGCGCCATCCCGGCCGTTCCCGCGGCCTCGTCCGTCACCACGACCGCCTTCATCCGGCGCCTCCCTGAATCCAGTCCTCGTTTGCACCGCCGCAGGGTGCGTGTCGCGTTTTGCCGTCACTGCGGCTTTTCACCGAATCACGATCTGGGGTCCGCAGCACTCGGTTCCCGGAGTGGTGCGACGTCCCTGGAGCTCGGCGCCCGTGGGCAAGTCGGACAGTTCGTCGCCAGCGGGCGCACCCAGTCGGACGCTCCGAAGCTAGCCGCAGGTGATCTGGTCGGTCAAGTCCACTTGGGGACGAGGTGACTGATACCGTAGTCGAGGGCATTGCCCAGGCCACCCGCCATAAGTACGGCATCACGTCGACCGCTTGCCAACGTACACCTGGACTCGATAGTCCAAGCGGGGCGAGGGTTGCGGGAATGGAGTCAGCCCGCAGGACGTCTGTACCTGTGCGCGTCCAGGTGCGCGCCGTGTTCCCCGACTTCCGGCCGATAGGCCGGGAAGGGAGAGTTGTGCCGCAGCAGAGCAAGTACCACAAGAACCCGGAAGCCGTTTCGCGGCTCGACCCGCAGCAGTACCGCGTGACCCAGCAGGACGGCACCGAGCGCCCGTTCGCCAACGCCTACTGGGACAACCACGAGCCCGGCATCTACGTCGACGTCGTGTCCGGCGAGCCGCTGTTCGCATCGGTCGACAAGTACGACAGCAACTCCGGCTGGCCGAGCTTCACGAAGCCGATCGCCACGACGAACGTCGTCGAGCGCGAAGACTCCAGCCACGGAATGATCCGGACTGAGGCCCGCTCGCTGCACGGGGACAGCCACCTCGGCCACGTCTTCAACGACGGTCCCCCCGACAAGGGCGGACTGCGCTACTGCATCAACTCCGCGTCGTTGCGGTTCATCCACCTCGACGACCTGGAGAACGCAGGGTACGGCGAATACCGCACCCTGTTCACGAGTGACACCCACCACTAGTAGGGAGACGACGTGACCACCGAGAAGGCGATCCTCGCCGGCGGCTGCTTCTGGGGCATGGAGGAACTGTTCCGCCACCAGCCGGGCGTCGTGTCCACGCGCGTCGGCTACAGCGGCGGCGACGTCCCGAACGCCACCTACCGCAACCACGGCACCCACGCGGAGTCCATCGAAGTCGTCTACGACACCGACAAGACCGACTTCCGCGCGCTGCTCGAGTTCTTCTTCCAGGTTCACGACCCCTCGACGAAGAACCGCCAGGGCAACGACATCGGCGTCAGCTACCGCTCGGCGATCTTCTACACCAGTGACGAGCAGAAGCGGGTCGCCGAGGACACCATCGCCGACGTCGACGCCTCGGGCTTGTGGCCCGGCAAGGTCGTCACCGAGGTCACCCCGGCGGGCGACTTCTGGGAGGCCGAGCCCGAGCACCAGAACTACCTGCAGACCTACCCCAACGGTTACACCTGCCACTTCCCCCGCCCCGGGTGGAAGCTCCCGAAGCGGGCGAAGGCCTGACACTCCCGGCGCGCTGACCCCGGGTCCGCCTATCCGGCACCGGTGCCGAGCGGAGACGGGGCGTTCGATCGGGTGCAGATGCGGGTGTATGGCGTTGTAGGAGGTGCGCCGGGGGCGCGACGCGCCCCGGCGCACCTCCTGGGCAGCGGGTTCCGCCTGTCAGGACCAAACAGTTCAGAAAATGCTCTCCCTGTCGATGATCTCGCGGGCCAGAACTCGTTCGCCAAGCTGGTGGCATAGTTTGTTCGTCCTGCATCATCACGCGAGGCGACAGCATTCCATATGGACCCAAAGGTCCCATTCGCCATGAACAATCTTGCCGCGCCGATACACTTGACCAATGGGCGACGAGCAGGTGACTGCGCCGGCGAAGCCGCGGAGGATCAGTCAACGGGGCATTGCGACACGAGAGCGGATCCTCGAGGCGGCAAACCGGCTGATGCTCGTGCGTGGAGTCAACGCGACCACCCTTGACGACGTCCGCGAGGCAAGCCAGACGAGCAAGTCCCAGCTTTACCACCACTTCGCCGACAAGCAGGAGCTCGTGCGCGCGTTGGTCAAGTACCGAGGCGCGCTTGTGCTTCAACGCGAGCGCGGAGGGCTCGAACGGCTGAGATCGTTTTCAGGCCTGGTTCGATGGCGTAACGCGCTTGTCCAGGCCAATTCCCTGAACAACGGCAAGTACGGGTGTGGCCTCGGGTCCATGGCCCTCGAGCTGTCGGATCAAGACGAGCAGGCTCGATCGATGCTGTCGGAGACGTTCGTGGCATGGGAGAAGCTGATCAGTGATGGTCTGCACCGAATGCGCGACGGCGGTGCACTGCGCCAGGACGCCGACCCGGAGAAGTTGGCCACGGGATTGATGGCAGCTCTGCAAGGCGGCTACTTGCTGGCGAACGCCGCGCACGACGTCGAACCCATGGAGGTTGCCCTGGATATGGCGCTGGAACACATTAAGTCGTTCCTCTCGGAGCCGCCCGGCGAGCCGACCCGTTAATTGGGCCCTGTGACCGTGATCAGACGGTCACGGCGGGTGCGAACAGCCCGTAGGTCGATGAGGGCGAGGTTTCAATGCGACTACGCCGCCTCGCGGCGGGTTCGCCGTCGTCTGGCGCTACGTCCGCGAAGTTGTCGCTCCACTCGTCGTAGCCGTGGTGGGGCAGCCGGCCTCAAATCGTTTCTTGCGTCGTTGGGCCGCCCGGTACCGCGACTGCGGATCACTGGGCATCGACGCTCCTGACAATGAACGGATTGAGTCCGCCCCGCGTCCCGGGGGCGACGATGGTCGTCGGCCCTGATCCGTGAACGGCCGCACGTCAGAACTAATGGACCAACAAGTCCACTCCGGGGCTTCTGCGATGAGCGACTTCGGTGGGGAATGCTCCGGTCCCCGCCGCCCATTTGTGGGGCCCGAAGCACCCGAGATGATGGCTCGTGAGGGTGGGGCGGCTCTTGTGGCGGGCGGCGGTTTGGACTATCCAGTCCGAGGAGGTTAGCCTGCGGAGGCACTCGGTCACGGGGTCATGCGCCTGGCCACAGCCACCGCTCAGACTGCAGCGCGGCTGCTGCCGGATCCGCAAACCTGGACCGTCACCACCAGGATCTACAGGAAGGCG
The nucleotide sequence above comes from Micromonospora luteifusca. Encoded proteins:
- the msrB gene encoding peptide-methionine (R)-S-oxide reductase MsrB; amino-acid sequence: MPQQSKYHKNPEAVSRLDPQQYRVTQQDGTERPFANAYWDNHEPGIYVDVVSGEPLFASVDKYDSNSGWPSFTKPIATTNVVEREDSSHGMIRTEARSLHGDSHLGHVFNDGPPDKGGLRYCINSASLRFIHLDDLENAGYGEYRTLFTSDTHH
- a CDS encoding TetR/AcrR family transcriptional regulator, which translates into the protein MGDEQVTAPAKPRRISQRGIATRERILEAANRLMLVRGVNATTLDDVREASQTSKSQLYHHFADKQELVRALVKYRGALVLQRERGGLERLRSFSGLVRWRNALVQANSLNNGKYGCGLGSMALELSDQDEQARSMLSETFVAWEKLISDGLHRMRDGGALRQDADPEKLATGLMAALQGGYLLANAAHDVEPMEVALDMALEHIKSFLSEPPGEPTR
- a CDS encoding NADP-dependent oxidoreductase, with the translated sequence MKAVVVTDEAAGTAGMALVERPEPAPALNDVVVEVHASGFTPGELTWPSTWTDRLGRDRTPSIPGHELAGVVSALGYGTTGLSVGQRVFGLTDWTRDGTLAEYVAVEARNLAPLPGDVDFTVGASLPISGLTAWQGLFEHGRLQPGQSVLVHGAAGAVGSMVTQLAREFGAYVIGTGRTADRQAALDFGAQEFVDLGNDTLEDVGGVDLVFDVIGGDIGKRSAGLIRAGGTLVTIAGPPEARPADGVAVDFVVVPDRAQLGEVVQRVRDGRLRTIMGNVATLDDAVAALNPTERTTGKTIIRVRS
- the msrA gene encoding peptide-methionine (S)-S-oxide reductase MsrA gives rise to the protein MTTEKAILAGGCFWGMEELFRHQPGVVSTRVGYSGGDVPNATYRNHGTHAESIEVVYDTDKTDFRALLEFFFQVHDPSTKNRQGNDIGVSYRSAIFYTSDEQKRVAEDTIADVDASGLWPGKVVTEVTPAGDFWEAEPEHQNYLQTYPNGYTCHFPRPGWKLPKRAKA